CGAACTCGACGCCGATCTGCTTTCCGACCGCGTGATAACCGGCTTGCAGCGCGTGGCCGAACGCGTAGTCGGGAATGATCATGTACCACTTTTTCCCGAACTTTTTGGCCAGCGAATAGCCGGTCGCGTGCGTCTCCATCCACGTGCTATGACACGTACGGAAGGAGCTGTATTCGCACTTCGCACCGGTGACCGCATCGGCGTGGCCGCCCGAATCGATGAAGAACGTGTTGAGCGCATTGGCGGCACCGCTCACCGCGAGCGAGTCCGCGCTGTTGATCGTGCCCATGAGCACGGGGCATTTCTGGACGAGAACCAGCTGACGCGTCTTCTCGACCGACGTGCCGGGATTATTGTTGTTGTCTGCTTGAACGAGTTCTACTTTCGTGCCGCCCATCACGCCGCCGCGCGCGTTCCATGCGTCCATTGCCATGAGCGCGCCGCGCGTCTCGCTTTGTGCATAGGCCGCGTACACGCCGGTGTATTCTTCGTTCAGACCGACCCTGAGCGTATCGGCCGCGAATGCGCGGCTCGGTAAAATTGCGGGGAACCCGGTGACGAGCCCGGCCGACGCAATGGCCGCGGTCGTCAGAAAGGACTTACGATCTAAATTGCCGTCCGACATATCAAATGCTCCTCTCGGCGCCGCGTAGTGCGAGGCGCAAACCGTGGTTCGGGACTAGGACAAATGAATCGCGCTAACTTTACGTTGTTCCTTTCGTTGACAACGGCACGCGCGAACGGATCGTTCCGCCTTGCAATATACACTTAGCGCAAAAGTGCGTCTATCTAGCGCGGGGATGCGCCTTAGAGGAGCTTGCGAACGACATCGCTATATTCTGCGTTTCTCAAGCGTGTAGTCACCGCGCGTGACGGAGGAGAGCTCGATGACCGTATCTCGGCACGCCTGGCTGATGTCAGCCGCCTTCATATTTCTACTTGCCGGGCTGATCGCAGCCGGTACGCTCTATCCGGCGCGGGCCGCGACCGCGCCGGCGCAGATCAAGATCGGAACCCTCTACGCGAGCAGCGGAACGTTCGCCGTCGCTTCGCAAGGGCAGTACCAAGGGCTCAAGTACTGGGCCGCTTTGGTGAACAAGAGCGGCGGCGTCTTCGTCAAGGCCTTCGGCAAGAAGATCCCGGTGAAGATCATCGCCTACGACGACCAAAGCTCGACGACGACTGCCACCACGCTCTACAACCAGCTGATCACCCAAGACAAAGTCGACGTGCTCATCGCCGACTTCGGTTCGGTGTTGACCTCGGTAGCAATCCCGCTCGCCGCAGAGCACCACATGTTGCTGATCGATCCCACCGGGTCTGGTGCAAACTTCTTTACCAAGAAGACCGACTATCTGGCCGACGTCAGCATCCCCTCGTCCGCCGTCTGGCCGGTTCCGCTCGGGCAATTCCTTCTGGCTCGTAAAATCCAGCGCGTCGCCATACTATACGATTCAAACGACTTCGATGCTTCGCAAGCCGAGACGCTGAAATCGGTGCTCGCAAAGGGCGGCGTGCAGCCGGTCTATTACAACGGCGTCCCGACCTCCGAATCGAACTACGCGATTCTGCTTCACACGATCTACGCGCGTCACCCCGACGCCGTACTCGAATTCGGCTACGCTCCCAACGACATCGCGTTCCTGCGCGACCTCTCTTCGAGCGGGCTGCATTTCAACATGACGTTCACGATCTTTCCCGGTCAGCTCATCTCGCTGATCACAAAGAACGTGGGCGCCAAGGCGCTGGCGTACACATACACCTATCCAACGCCGCCGCTCGTACGTTTCAGCAGCGTCACCCTCGGCATGAACACCGCCCAGTTCGTCTCGGCGTTCACCGCTGCGAACGGCGCTGCCCCGAATTTCCTCAACGCCGCCGGCTACAACAACGGCGTGATCATCCAGGACATGCTCGGGCGAGCGCCGCAGTTCACGCAACTCGCCTTCCATCAAGCGCTGATGGACATGTCGGGTAAGACCACGACGTTGCTCGGCGATTTCAAAATCAACCAGAACGGGGCGCAGCTGGGCGAGCTGCTCCCGGTTGCGCAGATCGTGCCGCAAGGCGGAGGGAACAAGTTCGTTGTCGTGTACCCGCAGGACAAAGCGACCGGAAAGGCCGTCTACCCGGCACCGCAACAGTAACGTTCGCATCGGGTCCCGCCGATGAGCCTGCTCGAATACGCGCTGGTCGGCGGGATCCTGTACGGGACCTTCTTCGCG
The Candidatus Baltobacteraceae bacterium genome window above contains:
- a CDS encoding ABC transporter substrate-binding protein; amino-acid sequence: MTVSRHAWLMSAAFIFLLAGLIAAGTLYPARAATAPAQIKIGTLYASSGTFAVASQGQYQGLKYWAALVNKSGGVFVKAFGKKIPVKIIAYDDQSSTTTATTLYNQLITQDKVDVLIADFGSVLTSVAIPLAAEHHMLLIDPTGSGANFFTKKTDYLADVSIPSSAVWPVPLGQFLLARKIQRVAILYDSNDFDASQAETLKSVLAKGGVQPVYYNGVPTSESNYAILLHTIYARHPDAVLEFGYAPNDIAFLRDLSSSGLHFNMTFTIFPGQLISLITKNVGAKALAYTYTYPTPPLVRFSSVTLGMNTAQFVSAFTAANGAAPNFLNAAGYNNGVIIQDMLGRAPQFTQLAFHQALMDMSGKTTTLLGDFKINQNGAQLGELLPVAQIVPQGGGNKFVVVYPQDKATGKAVYPAPQQ